The Parabacteroides sp. AD58 genome includes a window with the following:
- the queA gene encoding tRNA preQ1(34) S-adenosylmethionine ribosyltransferase-isomerase QueA: MKLSKFKFNLPTEQIALYPSKNRDESRLMVVNRKTGTIEHRIFKEILDYFGPKDVFIFNNTRVFPARLYGNKEKTGARIEVFLLRELNEELRLWDVLVDPARKIRIGNKLYFGEDDSMVAEVIDNTTSRGRTLRFLYDGNHDDFKKVLYSLGETPLPKYIDRPVEPDDEERYQNIFATEEGAVVAPAAGLHFSRELMKRLEIKDCRFAFLTLHCGLGNFREIDVEDLTKHKMDSEQMFVNADVVETVNAAKDSNNQICAVGTSVMRAIETAVSTDGHLKEFEGWTNKFIFPPYDFSVATSMVTNFHMPLSTLLMMTASFGGYELIMDAYDVALKEGYKFGAYGDAMLIL, encoded by the coding sequence ATGAAGCTCTCTAAATTCAAATTTAATTTGCCGACGGAACAAATCGCTTTATATCCGTCGAAAAACAGAGATGAGTCCCGATTAATGGTTGTTAACCGCAAGACAGGAACGATTGAACATCGGATCTTTAAAGAGATTCTGGATTATTTTGGACCAAAAGATGTATTCATTTTTAATAATACCCGTGTATTTCCTGCCCGTCTGTACGGTAACAAAGAGAAAACAGGGGCTCGCATCGAAGTGTTTTTGCTTCGTGAATTGAATGAAGAGTTGCGTTTGTGGGATGTGCTGGTTGATCCGGCCCGGAAGATTCGTATCGGAAACAAGCTTTATTTCGGAGAAGATGATTCTATGGTGGCTGAGGTGATTGATAATACCACTTCGCGTGGTCGTACGCTGCGTTTCTTGTACGACGGCAATCACGATGACTTTAAGAAAGTATTGTATAGCTTGGGTGAAACGCCGCTGCCAAAATACATCGACCGTCCGGTTGAGCCGGATGATGAAGAGCGGTATCAGAATATTTTTGCTACCGAAGAAGGCGCTGTTGTGGCACCGGCTGCCGGTCTGCACTTCAGCCGTGAATTGATGAAGCGTCTGGAGATCAAGGATTGCCGTTTTGCCTTCCTGACACTGCACTGCGGATTGGGTAACTTCCGGGAAATTGATGTGGAAGACCTGACGAAACACAAGATGGATTCAGAACAGATGTTTGTCAATGCCGATGTTGTTGAAACAGTGAATGCCGCTAAAGATTCAAACAACCAGATCTGTGCCGTTGGTACTTCTGTTATGCGGGCTATCGAAACGGCTGTCAGTACCGACGGACATTTGAAAGAGTTTGAAGGATGGACCAATAAGTTCATTTTCCCACCGTATGATTTCAGTGTGGCAACCAGCATGGTAACCAATTTCCACATGCCGTTGTCAACATTGTTGATGATGACTGCCTCGTTTGGAGGTTATGAATTGATTATGGATGCATACGATGTGGCTTTGAAAGAAGGCTACAAGTTCGGTGCCTATGGCGATGCCATGTTAATCCTGTAA
- the folK gene encoding 2-amino-4-hydroxy-6-hydroxymethyldihydropteridine diphosphokinase has protein sequence MASVYLGLGTNIGNKRKNMVTAAALLAERAGDVLSLSSFYETEPWGFDSENTFLNAALELETSCSPMELLHLTQQIEREMGRTQKSDGSYHDRIIDIDILLYGNEIIHTEELVVPHPLMQQRLFVMQPLAEIAPSLVHPVLQKSMYELYMELLTEQDS, from the coding sequence ATGGCATCAGTTTACCTGGGATTAGGTACGAACATCGGTAACAAGCGGAAAAATATGGTGACAGCCGCCGCGCTGTTGGCTGAAAGGGCAGGAGATGTCCTGTCCCTTTCTTCTTTTTATGAAACCGAGCCGTGGGGTTTTGATTCAGAGAATACCTTTCTGAATGCCGCATTGGAATTGGAAACCAGCTGTTCGCCGATGGAGCTGCTTCACCTGACTCAGCAGATTGAGCGGGAAATGGGGCGGACGCAGAAAAGTGACGGTTCGTACCATGACCGGATTATTGATATTGATATATTGCTGTATGGCAATGAAATCATACATACGGAAGAGCTGGTTGTACCGCATCCGCTGATGCAGCAGCGTTTGTTTGTGATGCAGCCGTTGGCAGAGATTGCTCCTTCACTGGTTCATCCGGTCCTGCAGAAAAGTATGTATGAGTTGTATATGGAGTTATTGACCGAACAGGATTCATAA
- the metK gene encoding methionine adenosyltransferase, with amino-acid sequence MSYLFTSESVSEGHPDKVADQISDALLDEFLAYDKNSKVACETLVTTGQVVLAGEVKSNAYVDVQEVARHVIEKIGYTKSEYQFEAKSCGVFSSIHEQSGDINRGVERENPYDQGAGDQGMMFGYATNETANYMPLALDLAHSLLLELANIRKNEPRLMPYLRPDAKSQVTIEYDDNGRPLRIDTIVISTQHDEFIGPKGISQEEADKAMQDKIKADVKNILVPRVKAQYPPHVQALFDDQIIYHVNPTGKFVIGGPHGDTGLTGRKIIVDTYGGKGAHGGGAFSGKDPSKVDRSAAYAARHIAKNLVAAGVADEVLVQVSYAIGVAEPVNIFVNTYGRSHVNMTDGEIAAKVWEIFDMRPKAIEERLKLRNPIYFETASYGHMGRTPQVVKKVFNSRYIPEPVVCEVELFTWEKLDYVDKVKEAFGLK; translated from the coding sequence ATGAGTTATTTATTTACCTCCGAATCGGTGTCAGAAGGACACCCCGATAAAGTAGCCGATCAGATATCGGATGCTTTGCTGGATGAGTTTTTGGCGTACGACAAAAACTCGAAAGTAGCTTGCGAAACCCTTGTTACAACCGGGCAGGTTGTCTTGGCTGGAGAAGTTAAATCAAATGCGTATGTTGATGTGCAGGAAGTGGCCCGCCACGTGATTGAAAAGATTGGTTATACGAAAAGTGAATACCAGTTTGAAGCCAAATCATGCGGTGTTTTCTCTTCTATTCATGAGCAGAGTGGAGATATCAACCGAGGCGTAGAACGTGAGAATCCGTATGATCAGGGAGCGGGCGACCAAGGTATGATGTTTGGTTATGCCACCAATGAAACAGCTAATTATATGCCGTTGGCTTTGGATTTGGCACATAGTCTGTTGCTGGAATTGGCGAATATTCGTAAAAATGAACCGCGCCTGATGCCGTATCTGCGTCCGGATGCCAAGAGTCAGGTAACCATTGAATATGATGATAACGGCCGTCCGTTGCGGATTGATACCATCGTTATCTCTACACAGCACGATGAATTCATTGGTCCGAAGGGGATTTCTCAAGAAGAAGCCGACAAGGCCATGCAGGATAAGATCAAGGCTGACGTTAAGAATATACTGGTGCCTCGCGTAAAGGCACAATATCCGCCTCATGTACAGGCTTTGTTCGACGATCAGATTATTTATCATGTAAATCCGACAGGTAAGTTCGTCATCGGTGGTCCTCATGGTGATACCGGATTGACGGGCCGAAAGATTATTGTGGATACTTACGGTGGAAAAGGCGCTCACGGTGGTGGAGCTTTCTCCGGAAAAGATCCTTCGAAAGTAGACCGTTCAGCGGCTTATGCTGCCCGTCATATTGCCAAGAATCTGGTGGCAGCCGGAGTGGCTGATGAAGTGCTGGTACAGGTTTCCTATGCGATTGGTGTGGCTGAACCGGTGAATATCTTTGTAAATACCTATGGCCGTTCGCATGTAAATATGACGGATGGAGAGATTGCAGCCAAGGTATGGGAAATCTTTGATATGCGTCCGAAAGCTATTGAAGAACGTCTGAAATTACGGAATCCGATTTATTTCGAGACGGCTTCTTATGGTCACATGGGACGTACACCGCAGGTTGTAAAGAAAGTGTTTAATTCCAGATATATTCCGGAACCGGTTGTCTGCGAAGTAGAGCTGTTTACCTGGGAAAAGCTGGATTATGTAGATAAAGTAAAAGAAGCTTTTGGCTTGAAGTAA
- the truB gene encoding tRNA pseudouridine(55) synthase TruB encodes MDFIAGEVLFFNKPLTWTSFDLVNKFRYKLSRKLKVKKIKVGHAGTLDPLATGVMIVCTGKATKRIDEFQFQTKEYVATLKLGETTPSFDLEKEVDAVYPTEHITRELVEYVLKQFVGTIEQVPPVFSACKIEGKRAYELARNGEEVPLKAKTLVIDEIELLSCELPVIKIRVVCSKGTYIRALARDIGIALHSGAHLIALERTRVGDVTLDQCMNPEDIDAFLDREVPAEEVK; translated from the coding sequence ATGGATTTTATTGCTGGAGAAGTTTTGTTCTTCAACAAGCCGCTGACTTGGACGTCGTTCGATTTGGTGAACAAGTTCCGCTATAAGTTGTCGAGGAAGTTGAAGGTAAAGAAAATAAAAGTTGGTCATGCCGGAACATTAGACCCCTTGGCGACGGGTGTGATGATTGTGTGTACGGGAAAAGCCACCAAGCGGATTGATGAATTTCAGTTTCAGACGAAAGAATACGTGGCAACGCTGAAGTTGGGTGAAACAACGCCTTCGTTTGATCTGGAAAAGGAAGTTGATGCCGTGTATCCGACTGAACATATTACACGGGAACTGGTGGAATACGTCTTGAAGCAGTTTGTGGGAACCATTGAGCAAGTTCCACCCGTTTTTTCGGCTTGTAAGATAGAAGGAAAAAGAGCGTATGAATTAGCCCGTAATGGGGAAGAAGTACCTTTGAAAGCCAAAACATTGGTGATTGATGAGATAGAACTGTTGTCGTGTGAGCTGCCGGTAATTAAAATCCGGGTCGTATGCAGCAAGGGAACTTATATCCGGGCTTTGGCACGCGATATTGGAATAGCCTTGCATTCGGGAGCGCATTTGATCGCATTGGAAAGAACCCGTGTGGGCGATGTAACATTAGATCAGTGCATGAATCCGGAAGATATAGATGCCTTTCTGGACCGTGAGGTCCCGGCTGAGGAAGTAAAATGA